In Thermoanaerobaculia bacterium, one genomic interval encodes:
- a CDS encoding LTA synthase family protein, with product MDDRIRLPGLVLFVSFLLLGLKVYRVLHLGLCDSPAGCLDLIKSDFFLYLGLFLLVRAAAGSWKAIVPRMILRILVQLVFLVLLASEFLNHHYFLSTGSILDWNLVVYSLQRFGQVWQIVQAELSYGLIALLGGLILVLMLFPWIPLPLYGGVPRENRKSKSWIPILAGLCLILLAVVLPPLVRSNGAILARNFTITLLEQAVYDPGETRVESASPLPYSHDVTVTRESSDPPLNVVLIVMEAARASAVTPYNPDLDTTPFLDRLSRESLIARHAYTVVPHTSKALVQILCGIEPNFSLEITEALPGGLPSAGLPEYLGRVGYDTAFFQGATKLFENREQLVKNLGFSEFFPLEAFSFKGFERVNWFGYEEDIMLEPTRAWLEGHRDHPFFLTYLTVSSHYEYLAPKRYGLKIYSKENRFLDGYLNTIRYQDRFISNLFDVFRSAGLYDSTLFVITGDHGEAFEEHGQIFHDNVMYQEGIQVPLLFHLPGKFSGGEDIQIPVSHLDILPTVLELTGVRLSGFAYPGTSLFQLPAERTVRVHSWFDRRDMALVGLGWKFIYNFGLMGDEYFDLVKDPGENDNRIEEVEDQTETWRAGLLDWDARVRKTYRNHIETLLNRYVTASVPEIAHPLHLAYGDQVELLGYDTQIRRDALADWLEITTVYRVLKPLSSSVELSMDLNVEGRGLRMLDHEPVDGLYPVYQWEPGKIVRDDFLYEIPRTWSTETFDLFVGFRKGSESFPPVKGDHRLSERGLPFVTMLQYERSPQPVTSRPAP from the coding sequence GTGGATGACCGTATCCGGCTTCCCGGGCTCGTTCTCTTCGTTTCGTTCCTGCTCCTGGGATTGAAGGTGTACCGGGTTCTTCACCTGGGTCTCTGTGACAGCCCAGCGGGATGCCTGGACCTCATCAAGTCGGATTTCTTCCTCTATCTCGGTCTCTTCCTCCTGGTCCGAGCCGCGGCCGGGTCGTGGAAGGCCATCGTTCCCCGGATGATCCTTCGAATTCTGGTCCAACTCGTTTTCCTGGTTCTCCTTGCGTCGGAGTTCCTGAACCACCACTACTTCCTGTCCACGGGTTCGATCCTGGACTGGAACCTGGTGGTCTATTCCCTGCAAAGATTTGGGCAGGTCTGGCAGATTGTCCAGGCTGAGCTCTCCTATGGCCTGATTGCCCTTCTTGGCGGTTTGATTCTTGTTCTCATGCTCTTTCCATGGATTCCCCTCCCGTTGTACGGAGGAGTACCCCGGGAAAACCGGAAATCCAAAAGTTGGATTCCCATCCTTGCGGGGCTTTGTCTCATCCTCCTGGCCGTGGTTCTCCCGCCCCTGGTCCGCTCCAATGGAGCCATCCTGGCCCGGAACTTCACGATTACACTTTTGGAACAGGCAGTGTACGACCCAGGAGAGACCCGGGTCGAATCCGCTTCCCCTTTGCCGTACTCCCATGACGTCACGGTCACGCGGGAATCCTCCGACCCCCCGTTGAATGTGGTTCTGATCGTTATGGAAGCCGCCCGTGCCAGCGCGGTGACTCCCTACAATCCGGACCTGGACACGACGCCCTTTTTAGATCGGCTGTCAAGGGAGAGCCTCATCGCCCGGCACGCCTACACGGTCGTCCCCCATACATCCAAGGCGCTTGTTCAGATTCTCTGCGGGATCGAGCCGAACTTTTCGCTGGAAATTACCGAGGCGCTCCCCGGGGGTCTCCCCTCGGCAGGACTTCCGGAGTACCTTGGCCGGGTGGGTTACGATACGGCTTTTTTTCAGGGGGCCACCAAGCTCTTTGAAAACCGGGAACAGCTCGTGAAAAACCTTGGATTCTCCGAATTTTTCCCTCTGGAAGCCTTTTCATTCAAGGGATTTGAGCGGGTGAACTGGTTCGGGTATGAAGAGGACATCATGCTGGAACCCACCCGGGCCTGGCTGGAAGGGCACAGGGATCATCCCTTTTTTCTTACCTACCTCACGGTTTCTTCCCACTACGAGTACCTGGCTCCGAAGCGATACGGCCTGAAGATCTACTCAAAGGAGAACCGCTTTCTGGACGGTTACCTCAACACGATCCGTTACCAGGACCGCTTCATCTCCAACCTCTTTGACGTCTTCCGGTCGGCGGGGCTCTATGATTCAACCCTCTTTGTCATCACCGGTGACCATGGAGAAGCCTTCGAGGAACACGGTCAGATCTTCCATGATAATGTCATGTACCAGGAGGGAATCCAGGTTCCTCTGCTGTTCCACCTTCCCGGTAAATTTTCAGGGGGAGAAGATATCCAAATCCCGGTATCTCATCTCGATATCCTTCCGACAGTTCTTGAACTCACGGGAGTGAGGCTCTCGGGCTTTGCGTACCCGGGAACGTCCCTCTTCCAACTTCCTGCGGAACGTACGGTCCGGGTCCACAGCTGGTTCGATCGCAGGGACATGGCGCTCGTAGGGCTGGGGTGGAAATTTATTTACAACTTCGGCCTGATGGGCGATGAATATTTCGATCTTGTCAAGGATCCCGGAGAGAATGACAACCGGATCGAAGAGGTGGAAGACCAAACGGAAACATGGCGGGCCGGACTACTGGACTGGGATGCCCGGGTACGGAAAACCTATCGGAACCATATCGAGACCCTTCTGAATCGATATGTGACGGCCTCGGTTCCGGAAATCGCCCATCCCCTTCACCTGGCCTATGGAGACCAGGTGGAGCTTCTCGGCTATGATACGCAGATCCGCCGGGACGCCCTAGCCGACTGGCTGGAAATCACTACGGTTTACAGGGTTCTAAAACCCCTGTCTTCCTCCGTCGAACTTTCCATGGATCTGAACGTGGAGGGAAGAGGGCTTCGGATGCTGGATCACGAACCGGTGGACGGGCTCTATCCGGTGTACCAGTGGGAGCCCGGGAAGATCGTGCGGGACGACTTTCTCTATGAGATCCCCAGGACCTGGTCCACAGAGACCTTTGACCTTTTCGTGGGATTCCGCAAAGGATCGGAATCTTTTCCCCCGGTCAAGGGAGATCATCGTCTCAGTGAGAGGGGACTCCCCTTTGTTACGATGCTTCAGTATGAACGGAGTCCCCAACCTGTAACCTCCAGGCCGGCTCCGTGA
- a CDS encoding NADH-quinone oxidoreductase subunit I: protein MITMPRPSKSEKWAIPAIIVGHLTTLKHFMRNILGRRGIPNKGIATIEYPDERRQYSDRFRGRHWLRTREDGSVACVACYMCSTNCPAQCIRIVASEDENLSQEKYPVVFEIDLLRCVYCGYCVDACPCNVIYMTRDDELATMTREESIITLKELTEEPKSERIKGDIMGYRPWYGERPVWKDDIDRMKY from the coding sequence ATGATTACGATGCCGAGACCCAGTAAGTCCGAGAAGTGGGCCATCCCTGCGATCATTGTGGGTCACCTGACCACGCTGAAGCACTTCATGCGGAACATCCTGGGCCGCAGGGGAATCCCCAACAAGGGGATCGCGACGATCGAATACCCCGATGAGCGGCGCCAGTACTCCGATCGGTTCCGCGGCCGCCACTGGCTCCGGACCCGGGAGGACGGATCGGTCGCCTGCGTGGCCTGCTATATGTGCTCCACAAACTGCCCCGCTCAATGTATCCGGATCGTGGCTTCGGAAGATGAAAACCTTTCCCAGGAGAAGTATCCCGTCGTTTTTGAAATCGATCTTCTCCGCTGTGTCTACTGCGGCTATTGTGTGGATGCCTGTCCCTGCAACGTGATCTACATGACCCGGGATGACGAGCTGGCCACGATGACCCGGGAGGAGAGCATCATCACCCTCAAGGAGCTGACGGAAGAGCCGAAGAGCGAGAGGATCAAGGGCGACATCATGGGGTACCGCCCCTGGTACGGCGAACGCCCTGTCTGGAAGGACGACATCGACCGGATGAAGTACTGA
- the nuoD gene encoding NADH dehydrogenase (quinone) subunit D → MSISERLLQAHGTDLVEEPSRDGVPTFRVAREKIEDVCRFLRKDETEPMDMLMDLCGVDYRDRQDRFEVVYQLFNTPNHVRIRLKTSCPESDPSVPSVYGVWKGADWFEREVFDMYGVSFSGHPDLRRLLTGEYFKGHPLRKDYEPGKRFPVTEADIYRPPAGKADEGDFETMLVNVGPTHPAMHGTFRVMARLDGEKIVWADTEIGYLHRCFEKMSETHNYQQVIPYTDRLNYCSSFLNNVAYTKTIEEMMGLEIPERTQAVRVILGEFSRIMDHCVCLGTNLVDLGALTNYWYYYQIREEIYTLLEKCCGARLTTAYTRIGGLSKDIPEDFGEMVDYLLKIIPPLIDDVDKIVTKNRIFQMRTMGVGGITPENAIEWGWTGPCLRAAGVPYDVRKAFPYYGYDRYDWEVPVGTTGDTFDRYTVRMEEIRQSLRIIRQAADSLPGGPIMVDDPRVHLPGKDEVYNTMEGLIYHFEKVMFGLTPPEGDWYGFSEGANGELGFYVVSDGTPNPYRVRCRPPCFAIYQAFREMLEGHMVADIVAILGSLNVIAGELDR, encoded by the coding sequence GTGTCGATTTCTGAGCGACTTCTTCAGGCCCATGGAACCGATCTGGTAGAGGAACCATCCAGGGACGGCGTTCCGACCTTCCGCGTGGCCCGGGAAAAGATCGAGGATGTCTGCCGGTTTCTCCGAAAGGACGAAACCGAGCCCATGGACATGCTCATGGATCTGTGCGGCGTGGATTACAGAGACCGGCAGGACCGGTTCGAGGTCGTCTACCAGCTTTTCAATACACCGAACCATGTCCGGATTCGTTTGAAGACCTCCTGCCCGGAATCCGATCCCTCTGTTCCGTCGGTCTACGGGGTCTGGAAGGGTGCCGACTGGTTCGAGCGTGAAGTCTTTGACATGTACGGGGTATCCTTTTCGGGACACCCCGATCTCCGACGGCTTCTCACAGGCGAGTACTTCAAGGGACACCCCCTTCGAAAGGACTACGAGCCGGGAAAGAGATTTCCCGTCACCGAAGCCGATATCTATCGCCCTCCTGCCGGAAAGGCCGACGAGGGAGACTTTGAAACGATGCTGGTGAACGTGGGACCGACACATCCCGCGATGCACGGCACCTTCCGCGTCATGGCCCGCCTGGACGGGGAAAAGATCGTCTGGGCCGATACTGAAATCGGGTACCTCCACCGCTGCTTTGAGAAGATGAGCGAGACCCACAACTACCAGCAGGTCATTCCCTACACCGACCGTCTGAACTACTGCTCTTCCTTCCTGAACAACGTGGCCTATACCAAGACGATTGAGGAAATGATGGGGCTGGAGATTCCCGAGCGGACCCAGGCCGTCCGCGTGATCCTGGGTGAGTTTTCCCGGATCATGGACCACTGCGTCTGCCTGGGCACGAACCTCGTCGACCTTGGAGCTCTGACCAACTACTGGTACTACTACCAGATCCGTGAAGAGATCTACACCCTCCTGGAAAAATGCTGCGGAGCCCGCCTGACGACCGCCTACACCCGGATCGGGGGACTCTCCAAAGACATTCCCGAGGATTTCGGGGAGATGGTGGACTATCTCCTGAAGATCATTCCTCCCCTGATCGATGACGTCGACAAGATCGTCACTAAGAACCGGATCTTTCAGATGCGCACGATGGGAGTGGGCGGCATTACGCCGGAAAACGCCATCGAATGGGGATGGACGGGACCCTGCCTGAGGGCCGCCGGCGTTCCCTACGATGTCCGGAAGGCCTTCCCCTACTACGGGTACGACCGCTACGATTGGGAGGTCCCGGTGGGAACCACGGGAGATACGTTCGACCGTTATACCGTGAGGATGGAAGAGATCCGCCAGAGCCTCCGGATTATCCGCCAGGCGGCCGATTCCCTTCCCGGAGGCCCCATCATGGTGGACGATCCGCGTGTCCACCTCCCCGGGAAGGACGAGGTGTACAACACGATGGAGGGCCTGATCTATCACTTCGAAAAGGTCATGTTCGGACTGACACCGCCCGAAGGAGACTGGTACGGTTTCAGCGAGGGAGCCAACGGGGAACTCGGCTTCTATGTCGTATCCGACGGGACCCCCAATCCCTACCGGGTACGCTGCCGGCCGCCCTGCTTCGCGATCTACCAGGCCTTCCGCGAGATGCTGGAAGGCCACATGGTGGCTGATATCGTTGCCATTCTTGGAAGTCTGAACGTCATTGCCGGGGAGCTGGACCGATGA
- the nuoB gene encoding NADH-quinone oxidoreductase subunit NuoB, with protein MYDWAQGWAQGNSMWPLPFGTACCAIEFMSIVSSHYDLARHGAEVVRFSPRQADLMIVAGTIVDKLAPTLKRVYEQMAEPKWVISMGVCASTGGFYRAYHVMQGIDEIVPVDVYVPGCPPNPEGLYYAILKLREEVLKRRMKGEEPGVDF; from the coding sequence ATGTACGATTGGGCACAAGGGTGGGCCCAGGGAAATTCGATGTGGCCCCTGCCCTTCGGAACGGCCTGTTGTGCGATCGAATTTATGTCCATCGTCTCCTCTCACTACGATCTTGCGCGGCATGGAGCCGAGGTTGTGAGATTTTCTCCAAGGCAGGCGGACCTCATGATTGTCGCCGGAACGATTGTTGACAAGCTTGCGCCGACCCTGAAGAGAGTCTATGAGCAGATGGCCGAGCCCAAGTGGGTCATCTCCATGGGAGTATGCGCCTCCACGGGCGGATTTTATCGCGCCTACCACGTCATGCAGGGAATCGATGAGATCGTTCCCGTCGATGTCTATGTGCCGGGATGTCCGCCCAACCCGGAGGGTCTGTACTACGCGATTCTGAAACTTCGGGAAGAAGTTCTGAAACGAAGAATGAAAGGGGAGGAACCCGGTGTCGATTTCTGA
- a CDS encoding superoxide dismutase, whose protein sequence is MMFTLPEISYPYAALEPHIDARTMEIHHTKHHSGYVAKLNAALENQESLQSFSIASILAKLDSLPDSIRTAVRNNGGGHANHSLFWTIMGPEAGGEPAGDLASSITGTFGSVDSFRQLFTDAALGVFGSGWAWLVLNTQGSLAVYGTPNQDSPLMKGDTPLLGLDVWEHAYYLNYQNRRPDYVKAWWNVVRWDEVGRRFAEATRS, encoded by the coding sequence ATCATGTTTACCCTGCCTGAAATTTCCTATCCCTACGCGGCTCTGGAACCCCACATCGACGCCCGGACCATGGAAATCCACCATACCAAACACCACAGTGGATATGTAGCCAAACTGAACGCGGCCCTGGAAAACCAGGAATCCCTCCAGTCCTTTTCGATCGCGTCCATCCTGGCGAAGCTTGATTCACTGCCGGACTCGATTCGCACGGCGGTTCGAAACAACGGCGGCGGACACGCCAACCACTCGCTCTTCTGGACGATCATGGGTCCAGAGGCCGGTGGCGAACCTGCGGGGGATCTGGCCTCTTCAATTACCGGGACCTTCGGATCCGTCGATTCCTTCCGACAGCTCTTCACCGATGCGGCCCTGGGCGTCTTTGGCAGCGGATGGGCCTGGCTTGTCCTCAATACGCAGGGATCCCTCGCCGTCTATGGCACACCCAATCAGGACAGCCCACTGATGAAGGGCGACACGCCGCTGCTGGGTCTCGACGTCTGGGAACACGCCTACTACCTGAACTACCAGAACCGCCGGCCGGACTATGTGAAGGCCTGGTGGAACGTGGTCCGCTGGGACGAGGTAGGACGACGATTTGCGGAAGCCACTCGTTCCTGA
- a CDS encoding HD domain-containing protein gives MKAELEQFCTLFVATTTRCRLYGPDHLITSRSSGKLMNLLEKLLSEHGQLKLIVQEDLLYVNDQSFPLGFGSLFSLARRMSDKKIGFLEFTPGITREEVLAFCTQLADPRGGKVQSQTRLKLGEIQIAPKELHSQLEAMRVMDASGDRTDAVSKEVSDLEILYKRVREHMEVKLKNFDEVVLSFLSRFARQANPFIHLGEIRHHNKYTYLHSSNVANLAIGFGLGLGLKGKDLYHLGIAALLHDVGKQFVPVTILNKPSRLNEEEWNIIRRHPIEGSRFLMKQKNVNHLAVVVSFEHHLHYNGLGGYPVCKPPRRPSIPSQLIAIADSFDALFCFRSYHEKYDIMTALEIIHNDRGSIYDPWLVDVFTRYITMNLEEEGLPNLPA, from the coding sequence ATGAAAGCCGAACTGGAACAATTCTGTACTCTCTTTGTGGCCACGACGACCCGGTGCCGATTGTACGGACCCGACCATCTGATTACCAGTCGATCCTCGGGGAAGTTGATGAATTTGCTGGAAAAGCTTCTCTCGGAACACGGACAGCTCAAACTGATCGTCCAGGAAGATCTCCTCTACGTGAATGATCAGTCCTTTCCTCTGGGTTTTGGAAGCCTTTTCAGTCTCGCCAGACGAATGTCCGATAAGAAAATCGGTTTTCTCGAATTTACACCGGGGATCACGAGGGAAGAAGTTCTTGCGTTCTGCACCCAGCTGGCTGACCCCAGGGGCGGGAAAGTGCAGTCTCAGACTCGATTAAAGCTCGGAGAAATTCAAATCGCCCCGAAGGAACTCCACTCCCAGCTGGAGGCGATGAGGGTGATGGACGCCAGCGGAGACCGAACCGATGCTGTTTCCAAGGAGGTCTCCGACCTGGAAATTCTCTATAAGCGTGTCCGTGAACACATGGAAGTCAAGCTGAAAAATTTTGACGAAGTCGTCCTGTCATTTTTAAGCCGGTTTGCCCGGCAGGCAAATCCGTTCATTCATCTCGGGGAGATCCGCCATCACAACAAGTACACCTACCTCCACTCTTCCAATGTCGCAAACCTGGCTATCGGCTTCGGCCTCGGCCTCGGACTGAAGGGTAAGGATCTCTACCACCTTGGAATTGCCGCCCTGCTTCACGATGTGGGCAAGCAGTTTGTCCCCGTTACAATTCTGAACAAGCCCTCCAGGCTGAACGAAGAAGAGTGGAACATTATACGCCGCCACCCGATCGAAGGATCCCGATTTCTTATGAAGCAGAAGAACGTGAATCACCTGGCCGTTGTCGTCTCCTTCGAACATCACCTTCACTACAACGGTCTCGGGGGTTATCCGGTATGCAAACCCCCGCGCAGGCCCTCCATCCCCTCCCAGCTGATTGCCATTGCCGACTCCTTCGATGCCCTGTTCTGCTTCCGTTCCTACCATGAGAAGTACGACATCATGACGGCACTTGAGATCATTCACAACGACAGGGGCAGCATTTACGATCCATGGCTGGTGGATGTCTTTACCCGCTATATTACGATGAACCTTGAGGAGGAAGGACTTCCGAACCTTCCGGCATGA
- a CDS encoding N-acetyltransferase, giving the protein MHEEDDAPAIVQPLSLQDLPFLIHLDSLCFDHENAYSPEAMQHFLSREGSRGFKAIHRGIPIAFILWVRDHIITLDVHPKWRQRGLGTKLMSMALRYMASSGFNRCVLEVDQVNEKALLLYRKQGFSVEAQFVENGKPRFRMICPNIDVRFSGIMPEGSEVLPPQGSS; this is encoded by the coding sequence GTGCATGAAGAGGATGATGCCCCTGCCATCGTTCAACCTCTCTCTCTTCAGGATCTTCCCTTTCTGATCCATCTGGATTCCCTCTGCTTTGATCATGAGAACGCCTATTCACCAGAAGCCATGCAACACTTCCTCTCTCGGGAGGGTTCACGGGGTTTCAAGGCAATCCACAGAGGAATCCCAATCGCATTCATCTTATGGGTACGGGATCATATCATCACCCTTGACGTTCATCCGAAGTGGCGCCAAAGAGGGCTCGGAACGAAACTGATGTCCATGGCATTGCGGTACATGGCCTCATCAGGGTTTAACCGGTGTGTCCTGGAAGTCGATCAGGTAAACGAAAAAGCACTTCTTCTTTACAGGAAGCAGGGATTTTCCGTGGAAGCCCAATTCGTGGAAAATGGAAAACCCAGGTTTCGAATGATCTGTCCCAATATCGATGTCCGGTTTTCCGGGATCATGCCGGAAGGTTCGGAAGTCCTTCCTCCTCAAGGTTCATCGTAA
- a CDS encoding beta-ketoacyl-ACP synthase III — translation MSSMITGTGIHLPGNRVDNERLSRIMDTSHEWIVQRTGIETRYFADPDEATSDLALQASIRALEDAGLSPNDVDYIIMATMTPDYYLPGAGPYLQRKLGIQNVPCLDIRQQCAGFIFGAQLADSLVRTHQARNVLLVGAEVHSCLMSWDSWDIVLGHSDRAVDEEEKEWNTRFRDRTVLFGDGAGACIFSESEDNGRGVMDTLLFTDGELSDRIWANAGGSAFRPFFNPSMTEKGDTVPMIRGREVFRLAVTLMPDAVIKLLERNRLTLDDVDLLVMHQANLRINEAIQQRLNLPDERVFNNIQRYGNTTAATIPIAFHEARIDGRVKPGSLVCFVALGSGLHWGAVLYRA, via the coding sequence ATGTCTTCCATGATCACCGGAACCGGAATCCATCTGCCAGGCAACCGAGTGGATAATGAGAGACTTTCCAGGATCATGGACACGTCCCATGAGTGGATCGTGCAGCGGACGGGGATCGAGACCCGTTATTTTGCCGATCCTGATGAAGCGACAAGCGACCTGGCGCTTCAGGCGTCGATCCGAGCGCTTGAGGATGCCGGCCTTTCGCCGAATGATGTCGATTACATCATCATGGCTACCATGACCCCGGACTATTACCTTCCGGGGGCCGGGCCTTACCTTCAGCGTAAATTGGGGATTCAAAACGTACCCTGCCTCGATATCCGGCAGCAATGTGCCGGGTTTATCTTCGGTGCTCAGCTCGCCGATTCCCTGGTGCGCACCCATCAGGCCCGGAATGTTCTTCTCGTGGGGGCAGAGGTCCACAGTTGCCTGATGTCGTGGGATTCCTGGGATATCGTTCTCGGGCATTCAGATCGGGCCGTGGATGAAGAGGAGAAGGAATGGAATACGAGGTTCCGGGACCGAACGGTGCTCTTCGGAGATGGAGCGGGGGCGTGCATCTTTTCCGAATCCGAGGACAATGGGAGAGGAGTCATGGACACCCTACTCTTCACCGATGGGGAATTGAGTGACCGAATCTGGGCCAATGCGGGCGGAAGTGCCTTTCGTCCTTTTTTTAACCCCTCCATGACCGAGAAGGGAGATACCGTGCCGATGATTCGCGGAAGGGAGGTCTTCCGTCTGGCAGTCACCCTGATGCCCGATGCCGTGATAAAGCTTTTGGAACGAAACCGGCTGACGTTGGACGATGTCGATCTTCTTGTCATGCACCAGGCCAATCTGCGAATTAACGAAGCGATCCAGCAGCGGTTAAACCTTCCTGATGAAAGGGTATTCAACAATATTCAACGCTACGGCAACACCACAGCTGCCACGATTCCGATTGCGTTTCACGAAGCCCGCATTGACGGAAGGGTTAAACCCGGGTCCCTGGTCTGTTTTGTGGCGCTTGGAAGCGGACTTCACTGGGGGGCTGTTCTGTATCGTGCATGA
- a CDS encoding DUF72 domain-containing protein — protein MVRIGTAGWSYKDWEGIVYPSQSGEALKILSTLFDTLEINVTFYRPPTLRMSKRWIEETDHNPGFHFTMKASRTWTHGGSSPEATGSYLAFIRELTAAGKFGAILFQYPWSFFDSRDHRDQILRAVDPFRPYPIVIEVRHRSFEDPSFLTFLTEENLGFANIDQPLLGKALRPSSLVTSKLGYVRFHGRNYKHWIRHDEPWQRYDYLYRLDELRQWKSRIDEIVKSAEETYVVMNNHYKGQAVVNGMELNSLYGKPSSSIPEGLRDQYMERMSALS, from the coding sequence ATGGTGCGAATCGGAACCGCGGGATGGTCCTACAAGGATTGGGAGGGTATCGTCTACCCTTCCCAATCGGGAGAGGCCCTGAAGATACTCTCCACCCTCTTTGACACCCTTGAAATCAACGTTACCTTCTATCGTCCCCCCACGCTCCGAATGTCAAAGCGATGGATCGAGGAAACTGACCACAATCCAGGGTTTCATTTCACGATGAAGGCTTCCCGGACCTGGACCCATGGAGGATCCTCCCCCGAAGCCACGGGATCTTATCTGGCCTTCATCCGCGAACTGACGGCCGCCGGAAAATTTGGAGCCATCCTCTTTCAATACCCCTGGTCCTTCTTCGATTCCCGGGACCATCGCGACCAGATCCTGAGAGCTGTCGATCCCTTCAGGCCTTACCCGATTGTGATCGAGGTTCGTCATCGATCCTTCGAAGATCCATCTTTCCTGACCTTTCTTACAGAAGAGAACCTGGGCTTTGCCAATATCGATCAGCCTCTCCTGGGTAAGGCCCTGCGGCCGTCTTCCCTCGTCACATCAAAACTCGGCTACGTTCGATTTCACGGAAGAAATTACAAACACTGGATTCGGCATGATGAGCCCTGGCAGAGATATGACTACCTGTACCGGCTGGACGAACTCCGCCAATGGAAATCCCGTATTGATGAGATCGTGAAATCGGCGGAGGAGACCTACGTTGTGATGAACAACCATTACAAAGGACAGGCGGTTGTCAACGGTATGGAGCTGAATTCTCTTTACGGAAAGCCATCCTCCTCCATCCCTGAGGGTCTCCGCGATCAATACATGGAGAGGATGTCAGCCCTCAGCTGA
- a CDS encoding CBS domain-containing protein — MLSLSVLCPRCGESLMDPSHTIEEYPGIQVILRWNEREERIHLSSIYGSYRFDSPFPIPEGTVTEFVCPACRESLRENVTCSLCDAPMCTFRVEDGPFVSICSRRGCPNHAIRFGTWTDIPISSIMRRGIVTVTRSTPLKQILTILLNTDMHILPVVDEEQKLLGVLSVFDLLHHLIPQEVGEIDFVTYRKLLHCHMDFDQLTIGDIMTSDVPTLPPESSLEDAVVLIQKSCKPTLFVVKEGAILGIIDISDLCKALIERRREGN, encoded by the coding sequence ATGCTGAGCCTTTCCGTGCTCTGTCCCCGCTGCGGGGAATCCCTGATGGATCCATCCCATACGATTGAAGAATACCCGGGAATTCAGGTGATCCTTCGCTGGAATGAGAGGGAAGAGAGAATTCACCTGAGCAGCATTTACGGGTCGTACCGTTTTGACAGCCCCTTCCCCATCCCTGAGGGAACGGTTACGGAATTTGTCTGCCCGGCCTGCCGTGAATCCCTCAGGGAGAACGTTACCTGCTCTCTCTGTGATGCTCCCATGTGTACATTCAGGGTAGAAGACGGTCCTTTTGTCTCGATCTGTTCCAGGCGTGGATGCCCCAACCATGCGATACGTTTCGGGACCTGGACCGACATTCCAATCTCTTCAATCATGAGGCGGGGAATCGTAACGGTCACCCGCAGTACGCCCCTGAAACAGATTCTCACGATTCTTCTCAATACCGACATGCATATTCTCCCCGTTGTGGATGAAGAACAAAAGCTGCTCGGGGTCCTTTCCGTCTTTGATCTTCTCCACCATCTCATCCCGCAGGAAGTCGGAGAAATCGATTTTGTGACTTATCGAAAGCTGCTCCATTGCCACATGGATTTTGATCAACTCACCATTGGAGACATCATGACATCGGATGTTCCCACCCTTCCGCCTGAATCCTCGCTGGAAGATGCGGTCGTGTTAATTCAAAAGTCCTGCAAGCCAACTCTCTTTGTTGTAAAGGAAGGCGCCATTCTTGGTATTATCGATATTTCCGACCTCTGCAAGGCTTTGATTGAACGCAGGCGGGAAGGAAACTGA